A genomic segment from Glycine soja cultivar W05 chromosome 18, ASM419377v2, whole genome shotgun sequence encodes:
- the LOC114397715 gene encoding uncharacterized protein LOC114397715 has translation MAMPVTSGGGDPNPPHGDAALPVHPAPVNTNLNHTITEKLDLTNYLFWRTQVKPVIRGYNLLHFIHEVLIPQRFATVEDANAGRVTETFELWDQQDQLLLSWLHSTISAPILQKFVNCKTSWHLWDRINNHFHTHMNVKCNHLRTLHQLTLDGHTVSEFLSAIQDLVDSLNAIGEPISVHEHIAVIVEGTN, from the exons ATGGCTATGCCTGTTACTAGTGGTGGAGGTGACCCCAATCCACCACATGGTGATGCTGCGCTACCTGTGCATCCTGCTCCGGTGAACACCAATCTGAATCACACTATTACTGAGAAGCTTGATTTaacaaattatttgttttggagGACGCAGGTGAAACCCGTAATTCGTGGTTACAATTTGCTTCATTTTATTCACGAGGTTCTGATTCCGCAGAGGTTTGCCACTGTTGAAGATGCAAATGCTGGCAGAGTAACTGAAACATTCGAACTTTGGGATCAACAGGATCAATTATTGCTTTCCTGGTTGCATTCCACAATTTCAGCACCTATTCTTCAAAAATTCGTCAATTGCAAGACTTCCTGGCATCTGTGGGACAGAATCAATAATCACTTTCACACTCACATGAATGTAAAGTGTAATCACCTCCGTACTCTTCATCAACTTACTCTTGATGGACACACTGTTTCTGAATTTCTATCAGCGATCCAAGATCTAGTGGATTCACTTAATGCTATTGGCGAACCCATTTCAGTGCATGAACACATTGCTGTCATTGTTGAAG GCACGAATTGA